The Branchiostoma floridae strain S238N-H82 chromosome 17, Bfl_VNyyK, whole genome shotgun sequence genome has a window encoding:
- the LOC118404881 gene encoding CUB and sushi domain-containing protein 2-like → MAAHSLSWATVICWLMFATAPVIQSQLSYSDSYYNFYSNDYTYEEEPSTPDCGENLFAPSGGPVTSPNYPSNYGNNENCEWSITVPEGSIIRLMFDSFNIEHSYDFLTIYDGANDSAPQLQRLTGQQPVSPITSTSNMMFFRFTSDRSETRQGFQFSYISSTPGHCWDPGVSTNGYRDNNSNFTSGQTVRYSCMAGYQVWGNANITCRTNGTWSDATPTCKSNTKIFNNRSISTIGYGLASISLLNNWKNQSGLEE, encoded by the exons CCCCCGTCATCCAATCCCAGTTGTCGTATTCTGACAGTTACTACAACTTCTACAGCAATGACTACACTTATGAAGAAG AGCCCAGTACTCCCGACTGTGGAGAAAACCTGTTTGCCCCCTCTGGAGGCCCTGTGACGTCACCGAACTACCCCAGTAACTATGGCAACAATGAGAACTGTGAGTGGAGCATCACGGTACCAGAAGGAAGCATCATTCGTCTTATGTTTGACAGTTTCAACATTGAGCACAGTTATGACTTTCTAACTATCTACGATGGAGCCAACGATAGTGCTCCGCAGTTACAAAG GTTAACAGGCCAGCAGCCAGTCAGCCCTATCACCAGCACATCTAACATGATGTTCTTCAGGTTTACATCTGACAGAAGTGAAACTCGTCAGGGGTTCCAGTTCTCCTACATAA GCAGTACCCCAGGTCATTGCTGGGATCCTGGTGTGTCGACCAATGGTTACAGGGATAACAACAGTAACTTCACATCAGGACAGACCGTCAGGTACAGCTGTATGGCCGGGTACCAGGTGTGGGGGAATGCCAATATCACCTGCCGGACGAACGGGACATGGAGCGATGCTACACCGACTTGtaaaagtaatacaaaaatCTTCAACAACCGATCAATCTCTACAATCGGATACGGTTTGGCGTCCATCAGTCTTCTTAACAACTGGAAGAACCAATCAGGTctagaagagtga
- the LOC118404882 gene encoding deleted in malignant brain tumors 1 protein-like, giving the protein MCLDPSRIRLIVGSSENEGRLEVRPDNSFTWGTVCQDQFDMRDADVVCRMLGYPEADQVRTDANFSQGTGPIYMDDLQCAGNESSLFDCSYPGWTIHDCDHAQDVAVVCLTNSSRIRVTGGSGPHEGRVEVRPSDSFRWGRICLDHFDLKDADVVCRMLGYPSSQQVRHADKYFGKDFGAAPMYMDELRCDGTENSLFNCSHEGWRIRDCVRHVGVVCDPSRIRLVGGSGPDEGRVEVRQDGGVTWGTVCHDQFDLKDADVVCRMLGYPSAQAVRNDAYFGQGQGEIFMDDLRCAGNESSLFECSYPGWGIHDCDRTQDVGVVCAGTSNSETV; this is encoded by the exons ATGTGCTTAGATCCCAGCAGAATCCGTCTCATCGTAGGTTCCAGTGAAAACGAAGGCCGTCTGGAGGTCCGGCCGGACAACAGTTTCACCTGGGGCACGGTTTGTCAGGACCAGTTTGACATGAGGGATGCTGACGTGGTCTGCAGAATGCTGGGTTATCCCGAGGCTGACCAGGTTCGCACTGATGCCAACTTCAGCCAGG GAACAGGACCCATATACATGGATGACCTACAATGTGCTGGGAACGAGAGTAGCCTGTTCGACTGCTCGTACCCAGGATGGACCATTCACGACTGTGACCACGCCCAAGATGTAGCCGTGGTCTGTCTTACAA ATTCCAGTAGAATCCGTGTTACCGGAGGCTCCGGCCCGCACGAAGGACGAGTGGAGGTCCGACCGTCTGACAGCTTTAGATGGGGAAGAATTTGTCTCGACCATTTCGACCTGAAAGATGCGGACGTTGTTTGTAGAATGTTGGGCTACCCAAGCTCCCAACAAGTTCGCCATGCGGATAAATattttggcaaag ATTTCGGAGCAGCGCCAATGTACATGGATGAACTGCGCTGTGATGGGACCGAGAACAGCCTGTTCAACTGCTCGCACGAAGGGTGGAGGATTCGTGACTGTGTCCGACATGTCGGAGTTGTTTGTG atCCCAGCAGAATCCGCCTTGTCGGAGGTTCCGGGCCAGACGAAGGACGTGTGGAGGTCAGGCAAGATGGCGGTGTGACCTGGGGGACGGTTTGTCACGACCAGTTTGACTTGAAGGATGCAGACGTTGTCTGCAGAATGCTGGGCTACCCAAGTGCTCAGGCAGTTCGTAATGACGCCTATTTCGGCCAAG GACAAGGGGAGATCTTTATGGATGATCTACGATGTGCTGGGAACGAGAGTAGTCTGTTTGAGTGCTCGTACCCAGGGTGGGGGATTCACGACTGTGATCGTACCCAAGATGTAGGCGTGGTTTGTGCAG ggacatccaacagcgaaaccgtcTAG